A part of Apodemus sylvaticus chromosome 19, mApoSyl1.1, whole genome shotgun sequence genomic DNA contains:
- the LOC127669321 gene encoding olfactory receptor 14J1-like, whose product MPKGLSTAFNILFYSPAPKTTSVTKIIMENITTMNRFLLLGFSDNHDLQILHALFFLVTYLFGSAGNFIIITITSLHPQLHSPMYYFLKHLSILDLSSLSVTVLQYVDSLLAGSGYISYGQCMLQIFFFEAFAWGEMAILTVMSYDCYVAVWLPLHYEVIMCPKKCTWAVTGVWLSTGILGILYIATISVIRFCRAKIIHQLFCDVSQLLKLSCSNDQLATMGVVNFLSVMAFVCFIGIVISYVHILSTVLRMPSAESRSKVFFTCLPHLFVVSLFLSTGTFAYLNPTSDSPTALESLLSIFYTVLPPTINPVIYSLRNETIKSVVGKLLLSTKFTVRIILPCCY is encoded by the coding sequence atgccTAAGGGTCTTTCTACTGcatttaatatattattctaTTCTCCAGCTCCTAAGACAACTTCTGTAACCAAAATAATTATGGAAAATATAACCACAATGAACAGATTTCTCCTCCTGGGTTTCTCTGACAACCATGACCTGCAGATCTTGCATGCTTTGTTCTTCTTGGTGACATACCTATTCGGCTCAGCAGGTAACTTCATAATTATCACCATCACATCACTGCATCCACAGCTCCACTCTCCAATGTATTACTTTCTGAAGCACCTTTCCATTCTGGACCTCTCATCCCTCTCTGTCACAGTTCTCCAGTATGTTGACAGTTTACTGGCAGGAAGTGGCTATATTTCATATGGACAGTGCATgctgcagatttttttctttgaagcttTTGCCTGGGGTGAGATGGCCATTCTCACAGTGATGTCATATGATTGTTATGTGGCTGTTTGGCTTCCACTCCACTATGAGGTCATCATGTGTCCCAAAAAGTGTACATGGGCTGTGACAGGAGTATGGCTAAGCACTGGCATTCTAGGAATCCTGTATATAGCAACCATATCCGTTATCAGATTCTGTAGGGCCAAAATAATTCACCAATTATTCTGTGATGTCTCCCAGTTGCTCAAGCTCTCCTGCTCTAATGATCAACTTGCAACAATGGGAGTGGTCAACTTTTTGTCTGTAATGGCCTTTGTCTGCTTTATTGGGATTGTCATCTCCTATGTCCACATACTTTCCACAGTTCTCAGGATGCCCTCTGCTGAAAGCAGGTCTAAGGTCTTCTTTACTTGCCTGccacatctttttgttgtttcattgtttctttctacagGAACCTTTGCATATCTAAACCCAACCTCAGACTCTCCAACTGCTTTGGAGTCCTTATTATCTATCTTTTACACAGTACTACCTCCAACAATCAACCCTGTTATTTATAGTCTGAGAAATGAGACCATAAAGAGTGTTGTAGGGAAGTTACTCTTGAGTACAAAATTCACTGTTAGAATCATTTTGCCTTGTTGCTACTGA